In Lodderomyces elongisporus chromosome 1, complete sequence, a genomic segment contains:
- the GPI8 gene encoding glycosylphosphatidylinositol anchor biosynthesis (MEROPS:MER0002477; BUSCO:EOG09262M0W) — protein sequence MQLLRTLLLLLAPYLIAFAIADDATADAIVQQIQDGPMAKSNHTNNWAVLVSTSRFWFNYRHMANSLSFYRTVKRLGIPDSQIILMQADDIACNARNAFPGTVFNNMDQALDLYGDNVEVDYRGYEVTVENFIRLLTDRWGSEQPRSKRLLTDENSNIFIYLTGHGGNEFLKFQDAEEIGAYDLADAFAQMHEKKRYNEIFFMIDTCQANTMYEKIYSPNILCVGSSRLDESSYSHHSDMDIGVAVIDRFTYYALDFLEKVGRNSKMTMDKLFEVFTFENVHSHPGIRTDLFQRDIDKVLITDFFGSVQNVVLEEAPEDLLNKSRKIDNGEVAAVPEFPLDATQNKRGPAIYGFERNETKKPMVKIPPFVARTIGVAATLVVLALWMITPKI from the coding sequence atgCAACTCTTGCGTACCCTTTTACTACTTCTTGCACCTTATCTAATAGCTTTTGCGATAGCGGACGATGCTACAGCAGATGCAATCGTTCAACAAATACAAGATGGTCCCATGGCCAAATCGAATCACACGAATAACTGGGCTGTCTTGGTATCTACTTCGAGGTTCTGGTTTAACTATCGTCATATGGCCAACTCGTTAAGTTTTTACCGTACAGTGAAAAGATTAGGTATTCCCGATTCCCAGATTATATTGATGCAAGCCGACGATATAGCGTGTAATGCACGAAATGCCTTTCCTGGGACTGTGTTTAATAACATGGACCAGGCCTTGGATCTCTATGGTGACAATGTCGAAGTTGATTATAGGGGTTATGAAGTTACGGTGGAGAATTTTATACGATTATTAACTGATCGGTGGGGGTCTGAACAACCAAGATCCAAGAGACTTTTGACCGACGAGAATTCCAATATATTTATCTATTTGACAGGCCATGGAGGTAACGAgtttttgaagtttcaagacGCTGAGGAGATAGGGGCTTATGATCTTGCAGATGCATTTGCTCAAATGCacgagaagaaaagatacAATGAAATATTCTTTATGATAGATACATGTCAAGCAAACACAATGTACGAAAAAATATACTCACCAAACATTTTGTGTGTTGGGTCATCAAGGTTGGATGAAAGTTCATACAGTCATCATTCCGATATGGATATTGGTGTTGCAGTTATTGATCGGTTTACTTATTATGCTTTAGATTTTCTTGAAAAAGTAGGaagaaattcaaaaatGACCATGGATAAATTGTTTGAAGTATTtacatttgaaaatgtgcATTCACACCCGGGAATTAGGACGGATCTATTCCAAAGGGATATCGATAAAGTGCTTATAACAGATTTTTTTGGCAGCGTGCAAAATGTTGTTTTGGAAGAAGCACCCGAGGATCTATTAAACAAATCTCGGAAAATTGACAACGGAGAGGTGGCTGCAGTACCCGAGTTTCCATTAGATGCGACTCAAAATAAGAGAGGACCTGCTATATACGGGTTTGAGCGTAATGAGACTAAAAAGCCTATGGTTAAAATCCCACCATTTGTGGCCAGGACAATTGGAGTAGCTGCGACCTTAGTGGTGCTTGCTCTATGGATGATTACACCAAAAATCTAA
- the STE12 gene encoding homeodomain transcription factor ste12 encodes MSTTTTTTTTTTTNPTTTAAATPAATAKNIASEPNKTHSTRKEIDESLRLIEDLKFFLATAPANWQENQVIRRYYLNHDEGFVSCVYWNNLYFITGTDIVRCIVYKFQHFGRKIIDRKKFEEGIFSDLRNLKCNIDAILEPPRSEFLEFLFKNSCLRTQKKQKVFFWFNVPHDKLMADALERDLKKEKLGQKPTTVAYREPALSFQYDENSNLFNQLTKHMESQIRINENDEEDEEEEEEEEEEEEVEEDNEEGAEKRENEKQRKEKQRAVKSSMENRLDANINDTNLNSAGGEEIDRKNSISGRSSIASTTKTKDHGYNKDEDKYSFFNKETPQQFRAGSDYEDDFPLDYFDTSQSTDSCITLDPNMQSVYYPNVVPTGVSTGERGSFNNFIDPTLFMPNSSYYSQQPMSATANQVAFNEEYSIEQTQPLKTPVAPPLSANSLQPRSSTGKMFAFQNPTAEDLLGFSQPPGGVNSSLQQLQLQLQQQQQQQQQQQQPLAAKLQTHFASGRPSLRAASSQFQLPSQQQQQQQQSLVYDQMPYYTTTDLPLAYNSMLPAENDLWSAQAQTHAQTQALAAANQPAFGMYDPGLGYGQPSQPYVLMSDQDMLNFQAVNQQPMMIPMQRQHYQPPQPQQQQQQQQQPQQQQQQQQPQTIPFSEMTRQQQISAKMMLKKRQLQQQQQQQQQYSSKYGVTKGTSVPASSGVSSFSQRNYKEKDTKHRPSLRDVVKSKTIRLDNRDHGRQ; translated from the coding sequence atgtcaacaactacaacaactacaactacaactacaacaaacCCAACTACTACAGCAGCAGCCACACCAGCAGCGACAGCAAAAAATATAGCATCAGAACCAAACAAGACGCACCTGACGCGGAAAGAGATTGACGAATCGTTACGTTTAATAGAAGACCTCAAGTTCTTCCTAGCTACAGCACCAGCAAACTGGCAAGAAAATCAGGTTATTAGACGATATTACTTAAATCACGATGAAGGTTTCGTTAGTTGTGTTTACTGGAACAACTTGTATTTCATAACAGGAACAGATATTGTCAGATGCATTGTCTACAAGTTTCAACACTTTGGAAGAAAAATCATTGATCGTAAGAAGTTTGAAGAAGGAATCTTTTCGGATTTGAGAAACTTGAAATGCAATATTGATGCGATTTTGGAGCCACCGAGATCGGAGTTTTTGGAGTTTTTGTTCAAGAATTCGTGTTTAAGAACtcaaaagaagcaaaaagtGTTTTTCTGGTTCAATGTGCCTCATGATAAACTTATGGCAGATGCATTAGAAAGAGAtttgaagaaggagaaactAGGTCAAAAACCCACTACGGTGGCATACCGAGAACCGGCGTTGAGCTTCCAATATGACGAGAACTCAAATTTGTTCAATCAATTGACGAAACACATGGAATCTCAGATTAGGATAAATGAAAAcgacgaagaagatgaggaggaggaggaagaagaagaagaagaagaagaagtagaagaagataaCGAAGAAGGGGCAgagaaaagggaaaatgaaaaacaaagaaaagagaaacaaagagcAGTAAAATCATCCATGGAAAACCGTTTAGATGCAAATATTAATGATACCAATCTTAATTCTGCTGGTGGCGAAGAAATAGATAGGAAAAATTCTATTAGTGGACGATCATCTATTGCTCTGACAACCAAGACCAAGGATCACGGTTACAATAAAGATGAGGACAAATATAGTTTCTTTAACAAAGAAACACCGCAACAGTTCAGGGCTGGGTCGGACTACGAGGACGATTTTCCGTTGGACTATTTTGATACCAGTCAATCGACAGATAGCTGTATCACACTCGATCCAAATATGCAATCTGTTTACTACCCAAATGTTGTACCAACAGGTGTAAGTACAGGTGAGCGTGGGtcattcaacaattttatCGACCCTACACTATTCATGCCAAACTCCAGCTACTATAGCCAACAGCCAATGTCTGCTACTGCTAATCAAGTAGCATTCAACGAAGAGTACCTGATTGAGCAAACACAGCCATTAAAAACACCGGTGGCCCCTCCCTTATCCGCAAATTCACTACAACCAAGATCATCTACTGGAAAAATGTTTGCTTTCCAGAACCCTACAGCTGAAGACTTGCTAGGATTCTCGCAACCACCCGGTGGTGTAAACTCTTccctacaacaactacaactacaattacagcagcagcaacaacaacaacaacaacagcaacaaccatTAGCAGCTAAACTACAAACACATTTTGCATCAGGACGCCCCTCATTGAGGGCAGCTTCTTCCCAATTCCAATTGCcttctcaacaacaacaacaacaacaacaatcctTGGTGTACGATCAAATGCCATATTATACCACTACCGACCTTCCGCTTGCCTATAATTCCATGCTACCCGCTGAAAACGACCTTTGGTCTGCTCAGGCTCAGACACATGCACAAACACAAGCGCTTGCGGCTGCAAATCAACCTGCTTTTGGGATGTATGACCCTGGGTTGGGCTATGGCCAACCGCTGCAACCGTATGTGCTCATGAGCGATCAGGACATGCTTAACTTCCAAGCTGTAAACCAACAGCCGATGATGATACCCATGCAACGCCAGCACTATcaaccaccacaaccacaacagcagcagcaacaacaacaacaaccacaacaacaacagcaacaacaacaacctcaaacAATCCCATTTCTGGAAATGACTAGGCAACAGCAAATAAGTGCGAAAAtgatgttgaaaaagaggcagttgcaacaacaacaacagcaacaacaacaatattcACTGAAGTATGGCGTAACCAAAGGGACGTCAGTACCAGCCAGTAGTGGCGTCAGTAGTTTCTCGCAAAGGAACTACAAGGAAAAGGACACAAAGCATCGTCCGTCTTTACGTGACGTAGTCAAGTCCAAAACAATCCGGCTCGATAACAGAGACCATGGAAGACAATGA
- the STU1 gene encoding suppressor of tub2 mutation (BUSCO:EOG09260XSR): MSSTEFDAAKVLKAFEDNDTNTTTATTTHTIESKLQLIQSLKSQIKKYGIDLDDVPTFLKIITKGLDINELGISNVSFNSLYYLIRRISVQDRSGKILKDQSLYILPVLINRLGTSSSGIAKKALEDYWLNSPVEVENAVREIAFTTPNSNIFIEALRWIQQLVENIGFNFNTDLFTSDLVEALVRNQKNEDVVHAARDLIHAKSNIPNGEAHMKNLIEAVRKSSVQQRIKENILGNSLRPSTRVLSLETRESKVTKVYDTEKHKIQSQQLSKDGSDYYASRLEDLLSKSRYAIDTSIDALDIAGAEELYRIIESNEASFEEKETEFNWKQREKTIVQLRRFVRGNSSTQFLQDLLICLRGFAGAICKGALSLRTTLCTHSCELLKECAIILGEDFDTGAELVFPTLMKLCLSTKSITSMNAHMVIAALFANLPFHTRLVTRIISAMEERNYQPRSYSSIWLQILLLRHVQNSDFLSANNITQVAETADKLLIRLLKDANPKVRQEAKDCYWCYLKVFPQESEKLLNRLDPTTVKALARSQKELGPAATTVKPLAVKVNSRVSLKDHGFDDKVKETKKLNRPSSRQNTLDPTPRVASNPLPRTMRSTQGSFRMEKPVPKQNPVSSSGSSTKGALRSSSWGPRSSNNLNVNSYNNNNDNNNNNNNNNNNGNNDNNVAKSYNIGNNDNNTINSSIEINNTQDRVRSKTEMDAKLSRISTAHPMPEPSSEIESNRVIPSSLSKSLPSNVTKLGLTNVETTLSQSKPIIDEDDSNPIDRLLYSNNPDELAQGVKLLMDALVENGDFSRSHRIKSRLRYIAERNADAFKPLLTKSELIFAKTANLLSTNDLIRVCALIFHGSESKMFDLISSVVEAPDYFQSNLSLLAMTIDYPDIVGSHALKRQMSTFQNEITSSVLESLSIAMTKIAVTDLQYSDLLSELLRSVKVFKHTSMYELVKKLFCQLYTMSSERFMQSMEDVEDQVREEVESIVGADNTLVVGRNLNSAVFEFTQINPGKKTNVDTLDVIKTTKHNFNTSPNTIPKSSSNQNISNMNSGMETPSCSVPALTSNILSRDNINNEAFQLKPANSTNTEIESLRPFKLAKSPSKGLSASSDEVYSENQSDTLASDFAQVKINNRNIGQGTNIQHVRELIDRADPLNPLSNKMKRIEIFEDPPASDVPPIHRPMQSWENYNLAKLSFELRSLNIIPNDIEQFEMNCLELSSSWPASNSQSETNSAIASTISAIMKTLESLSSSDPDFREYFYAMGKYKLTQALLSHLQNLDSSSPNLTGSLILLRHQLRYDESIDINAVWNLFFTMCIDVKFESEMFILWNESILSISNTRSRASLTGIILKYLESGTMKPLSLPVSTICLNFLAKVLIDDVDIDEEKLYRLDTIFGKLFTKSDAMYRKQATMCYGSLLRNKNLTTESMQALNKMKARYSMSQQRLIEFYSQK; the protein is encoded by the coding sequence ATGAGTTCAACGGAGTTCGATGCCGCCAAGGTGCTAAAGGCATTCGAGGATAATGATACCAACACTACTACCGCCACAACCACGCACACTATCGAATCAAAGCTTCAGTTAATTCAATCACTCAAATCGCAGATTAAAAAGTACGGAATCGATCTCGATGATGTCCCcacttttttgaaaattataACCAAGGGACTAGATATCAACGAGCTAGGCATTCTGAATGTTAGTTTCAACTCATTGTATTATCTCATTAGGCGAATCAGTGTGCAGGATAGAAGCGGgaaaattttgaaagatCAAAGTCTTTACATTCTACCAGTATTGATAAATAGACTAGGTACTTCGAGTAGCGGGATAGCAAAAAAGGCGCTTGAAGACTATTGGCTCAATTCCCCTGTTGAAGTGGAAAACGCGGTGAGAGAGATTGCGTTTACAACGCCAAATTCCAATATTTTTATTGAGGCGCTTAGATGGATTCAGCAATTGGTTGAAAATATTGGCTTCAACTTCAATACTGACTTATTTACATCCGATCTTGTTGAAGCACTAGTgagaaaccaaaagaacGAAGATGTAGTACATGCAGCAAGGGACCTCATACACGCAAAGTCCAATATACCGAATGGCGAAGCACACATGAAGAATCTTATTGAAGCGGTGCGGAAAAGCTCAGTTCAACAGAgaataaaggaaaatatACTTGGGAATAGTTTGCGTCCATCGACTAGAGTACTCTCCCTTGAAACACGTGAGAGCAAAGTAACCAAAGTTTATGATACAGAGAAGCATAAAATCCAATCCCAACAACTTCTGAAAGATGGATCCGACTATTATGCATCGCGACTAGAAGATTTGTTGTCAAAGCTGAGGTATGCAATAGATACTTCAATTGATGCACTTGATATCGCCGGAGCCGAAGAATTGTATCGAATCATTGAGTCAAATGAAGCCAGCTTTgaagagaaggaaacaGAGTTCAATTGGAAGCAAAGGGAAAAAACTATTGTCCAACTTCGGCGGTTTGTTAGAGGAAATTCTAGCACGCAGTTTCTTCAAGATTTATTAATCTGTTTGCGTGGTTTTGCTGGTGCCATCTGCAAAGGAGCACTTTCTTTGAGGACCACGTTGTGTACACATAGTTGCGAGTTGCTCAAAGAATGCGCTATAATTTTAGGAGAAGACTTTGATACAGGGGCTGAGTTGGTGTTTCCGACTTTGATGAAATTGTGTCTCTCAACAAAAAGTATCACGTCGATGAATGCCCACATGGTTATTGCCGCATTGTTTGCTAACTTACCGTTTCACACGAGATTAGTGACAAGGATAATATCCGCGATGGAAGAACGCAATTACCAACCACGTTCATATTCTTCAATTTGGTTACAAATTTTACTATTGAGACATGTTCAAAACTCTGACTTTCTTTCTGCAAACAACATTACACAAGTCGCAGAAACTGCTGATAAGTTATTGATCAGATTATTGAAGGATGCTAATCCCAAGGTTAGGCAGGAGGCAAAGGATTGTTATTGGTGTTATCTTAAAGTCTTTCCACAAGAGTCGGAGAAGCTACTTAATAGGCTTGATCCGACAACAGTAAAGGCATTAGCAAGATCCCAAAAGGAGCTAGGACCAGCTGCAACAACCGTTAAACCTCTTGCAGTGAAAGTAAATTCTAGAGTTTCTTTAAAAGACCATGGTTTTGATGACAAAGTTAAAGAGACCAAAAAGCTCAATAGACCGTCTTCAAGACAAAATACACTTGATCCGACACCGCGTGTTGCATCCAACCCTCTACCAAGGACAATGAGGTCAACACAAGGAAGTTTCCGTATGGAGAAACCAGTACCGAAGCAAAACCCAGTATCAAGCTCAGGATCTAGTACTAAAGGGGCGCTTCGGTCTTCCAGCTGGGGTCCGCGTTCACTGAACAACCTCAATGTAAACTCttacaacaataacaacgacaataacaacaataataataacaataacaataatggtaataatgataataatgtGGCCAAGAGTTATAATATTGGCAATAATGATAACAATACCATCAACAGCAGTATTGAAATCAACAATACTCAAGACAGAGTACGCAGCAAAACGGAAATGGATGCAAAACTTTCTCGCATATCAACTGCACATCCCATGCCAGAGCCATCGTCTGAAATTGAGTCCAATCGTGTAATACCAAGCTCCTTATCTAAATCATTACCCTCGAACGTGACCAAGTTGGGCTTGACTAATGTAGAGACTACCTTGTCACAATCCAAACCTattattgatgaagatgactcAAATCCAATTGATAGACTACTATACTCCAATAACCCCGATGAGTTGGCACAAGGagtgaaattgttgatggATGCATTAGTTGAAAACGGAGATTTCTCTAGATCTCATAGGATCAAGTCACGCTTGAGGTATATCGCAGAAAGAAATGCTGATGCTTTTAAACCTCTCTTGACAAAATCTGAACTCATCTTTGCAAAGACTGCAAATTTGTTGTCCACTAATGATTTAATTCGGGTCTGTGCGTTGATTTTTCATGGTTCTGAGCTGAAGATGTTTGATTTGATATCATCAGTTGTTGAAGCTCCTGATTATTTCCAATCCAATTTACTGTTATTGGCAATGACTATTGATTACCCAGATATCGTAGGAAGTCATGCTTTAAAACGTCAAATGTCTACCTttcaaaatgaaataacTTCTCTGGTTTTGGAATCTCTTTCCATTGCTATGACCAAAATAGCAGTCACAGACCTCCAATATTCAGACTTGCTCTCCGAATTACTTCGTCTGGTAAAGGTTTTCAAACATACATCCATGTATGAGTTGGTGAAAAAGTTATTTTGTCAGCTTTACACAATGAGTAGCGAAAGATTCATGCAATCAATGGAAGATGTCGAAGATCAAGTACGAGAAGAAGTTGAGCTGATTGTTGGTGCAGACAATACGCTTGTGGTGGGAAGAAACTTGAACAGTGCTGTTTTTGAGTTTACACAAATAAATCCAGGAAAGAAGACAAACGTCGATACTTTAGATGTAATCAAAACGACAAAGCACAATTTCAACACATCACCAAATACGATCCCGAAGTCGAGCTCGAACCAAAACATTTCCAACATGAACTCTGGGATGGAAACCCCGTCATGTTCTGTACCTGCACTTACCTCCAATATACTATCGCGGGATAATATTAACAATGAAGCTTTCCAATTAAAACCGGCAAATTCCACAAATACTGAGATAGAGTCACTAAGACCATTTAAATTGGCGAAATCCCCTTCAAAAGGTCTCTCTGCTCTGAGTGATGAAGTATATTCTGAGAACCAATCGGATACGCTAGCTCTGGACTTTGCTCAGgttaaaataaataatcgCAATATTGGCCAAGGCACTAATATACAACACGTTCGCGAGCTTATTGACCGTGCAGACCCTTTGAACCCACTTTCCAACAAGATGAAAAGGATTGAAATATTTGAGGACCCACCAGCATCCGATGTACCTCCAATACATCGCCCTATGCAGTCTTGGGAAAACTATAATCTTGCAAAATTGAGCTTTGAATTGAGATCGTTGAACATCATACCCAATGATATTGAGCAATTTGAGATGAACTGTTTGGAATTGCTGCTGAGCTGGCCGGCATCAAACTCGCAAAGTGAAACAAATAGTGCTATTGCTCTGACTATTAGTGCTATTATGAAAACCTTGGAAtctttatcatcatcagatCCCGACTTTAGAGAATATTTTTATGCAATGGGAAAATACAAGCTTACACAGGCTTTGCTATCGCATTTACAAAACTTAGACTCGAGCAGTCCAAATTTGACAGGGTCATTGATACTTTTGAGGCACCAATTGAGATATGATGAAAGTATTGATATAAATGCAGTTTggaatctttttttcacaatGTGTATTGACGTCAAGTTTGAAAGTGAGATGTTTATATTGTGGAACGAATCAATTTTAAGTATTAGTAATACGCGCTCTCGGGCATCATTGACAGGCATCATTTTGAAGTACTTGGAACTGGGTACAATGAAGCCTTTGTCATTACCCGTACTGACTATTTGCTTGAACTTTCTTGCCAAGGTTCTAATTGATGACGTGGACATTGATGAAGAGAAACTTTATCGATTGGACACAATATTTGGTAAATTATTCACCAAGAGCGACGCAATGTATCGAAAGCAGGCCACGATGTGTTATGGCAGTTTATTGCGCAATAAGAATCTCACTACAGAGCTGATGCAAGCCTTGAATAAAATGAAAGCGAGATATAGTATGTCGCAACAGAGATTGATTGAGTTCTACAGTCAAAAATAA